A stretch of bacterium DNA encodes these proteins:
- a CDS encoding DUF1329 domain-containing protein — MELRRRTAEAVVSWMKLIPALVAAVLVLAFLALPTGTTAQSAAEPEETETNAPNAAEPEDALPGPPFKPGDVITFDKLDALKNYIPEPFWEFRDMFFFEGMQLEIGEFYKDYPVSEGRVAANAKYRGQPQLGRDHSLLNFTMGRPFPEIDPADPNAGAMHAWNHRYKHDALEGRANFKFTYWDNGERLPLGFEGTGWGMRLANRPDYIERDGDIFDQEKRMGAGGADISGPPDYRGIKVLGYAYKDGDLPRDEARDVDVWVYIPDLRRVRRISGARRTDPIAGTDMTPEDQGGFAGVVTHFTWKYLGETEVLTPLDSSLKGYPFSKEENFGPTGFSFANDTWQLRKAIVLEMKPKAKRHPYKRKLLWLDKETYTGLYSAAYDRRGELWKLIYMNYHWSEREDQHKRIEGINSLLPGGIIVANIRTGTGVRIESYDARPTRLRRGRIRKQTDIGRLAKGR, encoded by the coding sequence GTGGAATTGCGAAGACGCACCGCCGAAGCTGTGGTGAGCTGGATGAAACTCATACCGGCTCTCGTGGCAGCTGTTCTCGTGTTGGCCTTTCTCGCGCTCCCGACGGGAACCACTGCGCAAAGCGCGGCCGAACCAGAAGAGACGGAAACCAACGCGCCAAACGCAGCGGAACCAGAAGACGCGCTTCCCGGGCCTCCCTTCAAGCCCGGAGACGTAATCACCTTCGACAAACTGGACGCGCTGAAGAACTACATTCCGGAGCCCTTCTGGGAGTTTCGCGACATGTTCTTCTTCGAGGGTATGCAATTGGAGATCGGTGAGTTCTACAAGGACTACCCGGTATCCGAAGGGCGCGTTGCGGCGAATGCGAAGTATCGTGGGCAGCCGCAGCTGGGACGCGATCACTCCCTGCTGAACTTCACGATGGGCCGACCTTTTCCCGAAATCGATCCGGCCGATCCGAATGCCGGTGCGATGCACGCCTGGAACCATCGCTACAAGCACGACGCCCTCGAGGGCCGGGCGAACTTCAAGTTCACCTACTGGGACAACGGGGAAAGATTGCCACTCGGGTTCGAAGGCACCGGTTGGGGCATGCGACTCGCCAATCGCCCGGACTACATCGAGCGCGATGGCGACATCTTCGATCAAGAAAAGCGAATGGGTGCTGGAGGCGCGGATATTTCTGGACCGCCCGACTATCGCGGCATCAAGGTCCTGGGGTACGCCTACAAGGACGGTGATCTGCCGCGGGACGAAGCTCGCGATGTCGACGTGTGGGTCTATATCCCAGACCTGCGCCGCGTACGACGAATCTCGGGGGCCCGACGCACCGATCCGATCGCCGGTACCGATATGACGCCCGAGGACCAGGGAGGGTTCGCCGGCGTGGTCACGCACTTCACCTGGAAATACCTGGGCGAGACAGAGGTTCTGACGCCGCTCGACTCCTCACTCAAGGGATATCCCTTCAGCAAAGAAGAGAACTTCGGTCCGACGGGTTTCTCGTTCGCCAACGACACATGGCAGTTGCGCAAGGCGATCGTCCTGGAAATGAAACCCAAGGCAAAGCGCCACCCCTACAAGCGGAAACTCCTGTGGCTCGACAAGGAAACCTACACCGGACTCTATTCCGCAGCCTACGACCGCCGCGGAGAACTCTGGAAGCTGATCTACATGAACTACCACTGGAGCGAGCGCGAAGATCAGCACAAACGGATCGAGGGAATCAATTCGCTCCTGCCAGGCGGGATCATCGTGGCCAATATTCGCACCGGAACTGGCGTGCGCATCGAATCGTACGATGCTAGGCCAACCCGACTGCGCCGCGGCCGGATCCGAAAGCAGACGGACATCGGCCGCCTGGCCAAAGGACGCTGA